The Apibacter raozihei DNA segment GTCATTATACTTTAATTGATTGTATTAAATCAGGAAATTCAATTTTTTTTTCCTATAAAAATAATGATATAAATGATTTAAATCATCAGTTAAAAAAAGCTAAACTATCTGATTATAAAAACATTTTTATAGTAACAGATGGAGTTTTTAGTTTAGATGGAACTATTGCTGATTTAAAGAATATATGTTATGTGGCAGAAAAATCCGGAGCTGTAATTTTGCTGAATGATTCACATGCAACGGGAGTTTTAGGTACAACTGGAAGAGGATCTTATGAGTACTATCAAATTAAAAATCAAGCAGATTTGATTGTATCATCTTTGGGGAATATTTCAGGTAAAAATCTGGGACATTTTGTATCCGGAAAGAAAGATATTATTGACCAGATAAAACATCGTTATAAATCACAAAAAACGTTAAATAGTTTTTCCTTTCCAGTAATAGACGCTCAAGATAAAATTATTAATATCTTAATTCAAAATCAAGATCTCACGATTAATCTATCAAATAATATCAAGTACTTTAGAAAAAAAATTACAGATTTAGGTTTTGATACTTTGGAAAGTGAATCATCTATTATTCCAGTAATGTTATATGACGCAAAGCTAGCTCAGGATTTTGCTGATAATCTTTTTAACAGGGGAGTATGGAGTACAAGTTTTTTTTACCCGGTAGTACCTACAGGAAAAGCCAGGGTAAGACTTAAAATTTCATCTGCACATTCTCTTGATAATCTGGACAAGGCTATTAATGCTATTAAAGAAACCGGAAATGAATTAGGAATTATTTAAAAGTTAACAAAAAATTATTTATTTTTTTTATGTTCCTGGTTCGGTGTAATACCAAATTCTTCACTTGCATAAGAAATTTTATGATCGTTAACATCATTACAATATACTTCTAAGCAATCAGGATCTTGATTCCAATACTCTTTAACAGTATAACCTTTCATAGCTCCTAAATGTTTTCCATTTTCAATATATGTGTTATCTGGATTAACTATAATTTTTATTTTTGAAGCCAAATTCATCATTTCCATGTCACCACGGCTATTACCTGCAACTAATAACGGCTGAGTTTTAATATAGGTATTAATGGCTTCTGCTTTACCGTTGTCTTGAGGGTATGGTATCATTAGTTGATTGGAAACAATATTATCAGCAGTTATAACAGATTTCATTCCAATTATCCTTTCTTTTGGAATTCCTAATTCCTGATTAATAAATCCTTGATATAAAACTTCAGTTGAAGCAGTAATTATCCAGATTTCAAATCCATATTCTTTTAAATTTTCTAAAAGTTGTTTCATTTCAGGATAAAATTTTCCATGAAATTTTTCATGATATGTATGTAGTCCTATCTGCTCTATTTCTTTAGGTGATAAACCTGCCAGAAAATTCAGACTGTTTTGTAAATAATCGTATTCTTCTTTAGGATGCAATAGCTCGTAAACATAATTCATTTTTACTTTGGAAAGTTCATCTTCCTTTTTATAAAAATTGGCTTTAGCATAGCTGTAAATAGCTTCTTCGGAAAGATAAAAAGGAGCTTGACCCAAAAGGGTTCCATCACAATCAAAAACAGCAACTTTTCGATCAGTTTTTGTAATTGTAGAATTCAGGAAAATTTCTAAACGTTCGTTAACAGCTTTAGAAAAACCATTGATTTTTCTAAACGCTTGAGATGACGAATTGCAAGGTATTAATAATAATAAGTATAAAAAAAGCGTTATATTTAATTTATTCATAACTAAATTTACATTAAGTTTGACTGTAAAGTTACAACCTAAGCAACAAAACTAACATATTACTATGAAAATTTTAAAAACATTTACTATGAAAAAATTAACTCAATTTTCCATTTTTTCATTATTGCTATCAATACTATACAATTGCAGTGCATATAAATCTGCAAGCAATAAAATGGTTAAAGGTAATTATGCAGAAGCCTTTGAAACCTCTATAAAACTTTTTTCTAAAAATTCAAGTCAGAGAAAAAAAGTCAAACAATTAGAGTTATTACAAAATTCATATATGTTAGCAAATAGACAAGATGAATTCCGTTTACAAAATATGAGAACAAAATCAGATCCAAATTATAAAGATATATATTATTTGGTCAAGACTTTATATGATAGAGAAAACCTTATTAAACCTTATTTACCTTTATATAAAAACAATAAAGAATTAAAATTTTCAGTAAAAAACTATTCATTAGAACTTGAACAAGCAAAAGAAGATTTTTTAAACGACTACTATACGTCTGCGCTTAAATATTTGACAACTAAGAAAAAAAGTAATGCCAGATCAGCATATAATCTACTAAAAGAAGTACAGGAAGTAGATTATAATTACAGAGATGTAAATATTAAATTAGAAGAGGCTTACAAAAATGGCATTGAAAGGATGTATGTAACTGCGGTAAATCAAACAGGTCATCCACTGCCTGAAAACTTTAAAGATAATCTTTTATATAACTTAAATAATGAAGTAAATAGTTTCTGGATGCGTATTTCTACCAGTAAACCTTATAATATGGATCATGAGATAAGGGTAGTTTTGAATCGTTTATATATTGGAAAAGATGATTTTACAAAAAAATCAAAAAACTTTGATAAAGATATTGTTGATGGCTGGGAATATGAAAAAGATGGAAGGGGTAATGTTATAAAAGATTCTTTAGGGAATACTAAAAAAGTAGATAAGCATGTTATAGTAAGAGCTACAGTTACTGAATTTAAAAGGACAAAAGATGCTAAATTAGATGCAACTATTGAAGTTTATGATCCAAATGGAAATATTGAAATTTATGATTTATATGGATATGTTAGACGTGAATCATCTATAACTTCTAAATTTATTTTTGAATCTGTATTTGCTGAATTTGAAGGTGATGAGAGAGCTCTTAATCGTAGGGAATTAGATCTGATAAAAAAAACACCAGTAGCTTTTCCAACAGATTATGATATGATAAATGAATGTATAAGAGAATCAAGAAAAGAATTAATCTATTTTTTAAGTTCCTATTATAAAATTAAAAAAAAGAAACCTTTTTTATTTCCTTAATAACTGAAATTAAAATGGTTATAAAAAAAATAAAAATTAAATAGTCTGTTGAAAGATATTGATAATAACAGTATCTGAAAATTAAATATTACAACAAGACAACTCAATTATTAATTTTGTAATTTAGCAGTATTCATTAATACATAAATAATGTCAGAAAATATAAATATTTTACAAACTGTTATTATCGGTTCTGGTCCTGCGGGATTTACTGCTGCAATTTATGCCGCACGTGCAGAAATGAACCCTGTTTTAATTTCAGGAATGGAACTGGGTGGGCAGTTAACTACTACTACTGAAGTTGAAAACTTTCCGGGTTATCCTGAAGGAATAACCGGTCCCGAAATGATGATACAATTACAAAATCAGGCGGAAAAATTTGGTACAAAAGTTATCGTAGACAAAGTCACAGAAGTTGTTTTTGGTAGTAATTCAAAAGAATTTCACACAATAAAAACTTCTTCCGGTAATGAATACCAGACACATACGATTATTATTTCTACCGGTGCAAGTGCAAAGTATTTGGGAAAAGAATTTGAAGATACATATCGTGGAGGAGGAGTATCAGCATGCGCTACTTGCGATGGCTTTTTTTACAGAGGTAGAAACGTTGTTGTTGTAGGTGGAGGAGATACGGCTGCTGAAGAGGCTACCTATCTGGCTAAGATATGCAAAACTGTTTATATGGTTGTTCGTAAAGATTATCTCAAAGCCTCTAAAATAATGCAAGAAAGAGTAGAAGCTACCTCCAACATAGTATTGATGTATAATCACGAAGTAACTAATCTTAAAGGCGAAAATAATTTGGTTTCTCAGGCTGTAGTCATTGATAATCTAACCCAAGAAGAAAAAATTCTTGACGTTGACGGTCTGTTTATCGCTATTGGACACTCACCTAATACAGATATATTTAAAGGAAAATTAGATATGGATGAAACCGGATATCTTACAGTAAAACCTTTTACTACAGAAACAAATATAGCTGGAGTTTTTGCTGCCGGAGATGTTGCAGACAAACGTTACAGGCAAGCAATTACTGCTGCGGGTTCAGGTTGTATGGCAGCTTTGGATGCAGAAAAATATTTAACATCCATAGGACATTAAAAAGTTGTTGGTGAAAAATAATTCAGGAAATGAATTTTTCCAGTAAAATTTTAGAAAAAGCTGTGGAAGAAATTTCACAGCTTCCGGGTATAGGAAAACGAACGGCTTTACGTTTAGCTTTACACCTTCTAGATGTACCAGAAATTCAGACTGATAATCTTATACAGGCATTGGGGCATTTAGTACATGATATAAAACATTGCAAAGAATGTAATAATTTATCTGATACTGAAATCTGTTCTATTTGTGCAAATCCATACCGTGATGGAAATATTATTTGCGTAGTAGAAGATGTTAGAGATGTTATGGCTATTGAAAGTACCCAACAATTTAGTGGTAAATATCATGTTTTGGGAGGAAGAATATCTCCCATGGAAGGTATTAGTGCATCGGATTTATGTATTACACCATTAGTTACTCGTGTAAAAGAAGAAAATACTCAGGAAATTATATTTGCATTAAGCGCAACTATTGAAGGGGATACTACGATGTTTTATTTATATAAAATGCTTGGAGAAACGAGCGCAAAATTCACGACAATAGCTAGGGGAATCGGGGTTGGCGATGAACTTGAATATACAGATGAATTAACATTAATACGGTCCATACAAAACAGGATTCCTTATCAGCAGGGGCTAAAATAAATGATACAACTTTCTGTTATTATAGTTAATTATAACTCGAAATTTTATTTAAAAAGTTGTTTGGAAAGTGTTAATGATGCTTCTAGAAATTTAAATGTTGAAATTATAGTAATAGATAATGATTCGTCTGACGGGAGTTATGAATTTATAATTTTAGATTTTCCTCAAATTACATGGATTCAAAATTCTGAAAATTTAGGTTTTTCAAAAGCTAACAACATAGCTTTTAAAAAGTCTTCAGGAAAATATATACTTTTTATTAATCCCGATGTCATAGTATCACAAACAGCACTTGAAGAACTATATGTTTTTTCACAAAACCAACAGAATTTGGGAGCTATAGGTGTTCGTATGACTGATGAACATGGAAATTATCGCTTAGAATCTAAGAGAAACATACCTAACCCTAGTAATACATTCAGTAAGCTTTTTTCGTACTTGAAATTTTTTTCCAAAAATATACAGTCTAAAGGATATTACAATGTTAGTATAAGTGAATATGAAATCGGGAAAATTGAAATTCTTACAGGAGCTTTTTTTTGGGTTTCCGGAAAAGTTTATGAAGAAGCGGGAGGATTTGATGAATCCTATTTTATGTATGGAGAAGATATTGATCTTAGCTATACAATTTTAAGATTAGGATATCAAAATTACTACTATGGGAAATCTACAGTTGTACATTACAAAGGAAAATCAACAGTCAAAAATAAACAATATTATCAAAGATTTTTTGGAGCCATGAAAATATTTATCAAAAAATATTATTCAAGACCTTATTATCTTTATATACTACTTCTTACGGGTTTAAATGTCAGATATTATCTTGCACTAACTCTTGATAAATTAAAAAAGAAATAAATTTAATTTTTTTCTTTAAATATTTTTAATTTGGATGATAATACAAAAATACAAATTCCAAATATTCCTATTAAAGCATAAGAGTATCTTAAATTACTTGCATGAGAAATATAACCAATGATAGGAGGGCCTAATAAAAAACCGATAAATCCTATACTGGAAACAATAGTAAGTGCCATGCCTGTAGGAATTTTAGTTTTTTGTCCGGCCAGACTGTATATTACAGGGATGATACTTGAAACCCCTAATCCTATAATCATAAAAGCAATAGTAGTGACGATAATGTGAGGAAATATTACAGCTAAAAATAACCCGAAGGAAATTAAGATTCCGGAAATTTGTACAATTCTTAACCTTCCCCATTTACGGGTGGCAGCATCAGCGAAAAATCTACCAGAAGCCATCATAACCATGAAAGCAGCAAAACCTAAAGGAGCTATATTTTCAGGTGCTTTAACTATTTTTTCAAAGTAAATACTACTCCAATCAAACATGGCTCCTTCTGAAGCCATTCCACAGAAAGCTGTTATACCCAGGAAAAATAAAAAATTTTCCGGTTTATTTTTCTTTTTTTCAACCGGAGAATCTACAGAAATTTTAACCTCTCGGGGTTTCATGTCAGGCTGTAAATATTTATAATTTATAACCATAAATATAACTACGATAAAAAGAATCAGTATAAAATGCTGATAAGGTTCAAGCCCCAGATTAACAAGTAATAAACCAAATAAAGATCCTACAAAACCGGCTACGCTCCAACCTCCGTGAAAAGAAGACATAATGGATTTATTATAAATATTTTCAACTATAATTCCTTGCGTATTTACTGATATATTGCAAAAATTACCAAAAAAACCAAATAAAATAAGGCTGGTTACTAGTAATAAAGGGCTAGGAGACAATCCGATAGCTATTAGACATAAACTATAACAAGGCAGGGCAATTAATAAGACCTTTCTACTTCCTAATTTAGAAATAAGAAATCCCGAAAGAGCCATACCTAAAATTTGCCCGATAGGAAGCATTAAAAGAATATTTCCCCATGAAGCATCATCCATGTTCATGTAATTTTTAATATCTGGTATCCTGCTTGCCCAGCTGGCAAAACATATTCCTTGTGCAAAATAAAAAGCAAAAACTCCGGAACGAATCCGTTTTTTTTCAGAAAGAGAAAATTCTTTGTACATGAGTAATATATCAGGTAAATTGTTTAAAACAAGTTGCAAATTTAAACAGAAATGTTTTGATTCTAAAGATTTAAATAAAAATATATTAAACAGGATAATATGAACGGTTTTCTTTTTTATTTAAGCTCATTTCAGTTATATTTGCGAAGCTGTCAATTTAAAATAACAAAGATCTTGAAAAATAAAGAGTCTAAAGAACAAAAAGGATTAAAAAGAGGCCTTTCTAATCGTCATATTCAGTTAATTGCCTTGGGTGGAGCCATAGGTACAGGATTATTTTTAGGAATAGGTCCGGCAGCTGTTTTGGCTGGTCCTTCTGTTATTATAGGTTATTCCATTGCAGGTTTTATAGCATTTATGATTATGAGACAATTAGGGGAAATGGTCGTTGAAGAACCTGTATCGGGTAGTTTTAGCCATTTTGCATATAAATACTGGGGTAATTTTGCCGGTTTTGCTTCCGGATGGAATTACTGGATACTCTATATATTGGTCAGCATGTCAGAATTAACTGCTATAGGTGTTTATGTACAGTTTTGGTGGCCTGAAATACCTTTGTGGTTATCCAGTCTTTTTTTCTTTGTTGTTATTAATTTATTGAATCTTGCGAATGTTAAAATTTACGGAGAAGCTGAATTCTGGTTTTCAATTATAAAAGTATTTGCCATTGTAGCGATGATTGCATTTGGAGCGTATCTTTTAATAAGCGGAAGTGCAGGTCCACAAGCCAGAATTTCTAATTTATGGAATGACGGTGGTTTTTTTCCAAAAGGAATATTTTCATTAGATGCAGAAGGTAAATATCAGGGCTTATTAGCAGCTATGGCTTTTATTATGTTCTCTTTTGGCGGATTAGAGCTTATAGGCATTACTGCTGCAGAAGCTGAAAATCCTGAAAAAACCATTCCGAAAGCAACTAATCAGGTAATCTATAGAATTTTAATTTTTTATGTTGGAGCTTTAATTATTTTGTTTTCCTTATCTCCCTGGCAAGATATAACCCCGGGGAGCAGTCCTTTTGTAACTATATTCAGCTCACTAAAAGGGTTTCAGTTCACTATATTAGGTACCACTTTTTATTTCACCAGTATTGTTGCAAATGTCTTGAATTTAGTAGTGTTAACAGCAGCTTTATCCGTATATAATAGTAGTGTTTATAGTAATAGTCGGATGCTTTATGGCCTTGCAGTACAAGGCAACGCACCTAAGTTTTTAATTCGTTTAAACAAAAACCATGTTCCTATTATGGCAATACTAGTGTCGGCAGTATTTGCTGCAATCTGTGTTGTTATTAATAAATTAATTCCGGAAAAAGCTCTTAGTTATCTTATGTCTTTAGTTGTTTCTGCACTGATTATTAATTGGATAATGATAAGCCTAACCCATTTATACTTCAAAAAAAATAAAATAAAACAGGGGATAGTTCAAACTAAATTTCCAGCTTTCTGGTATCCTGTAGGAAATTATATCTGTTTGATTTTTCTTGCAGCTATTTTACCGATTATGTGGATGACAGGCATGGAATTATCCGTGGAATTAATACCTGTCTGGGTTATAATATTGTATATTAGTTATTTTATGGTCAATAAAAAGTAAATTTTAATGAAATAGTTTTACCTAAACAATTATATTTGAGATAAACAATTTTGTTTAATCAATAGTTTATGGAAAAGTATTTTATAATTTGTTTACTTGTCTTTCAAATCCATAATTCAGCATATAGTCAAAACTTTACAGAGGAGGATAGAGATAGGTTAGCCGGGTATATTTTTCGTCAGCAATATACTAATCGTGAATTAACTTCGTATGGTGCGATAAAAACAAGTGACTATCCGGTAATAGAAGATTCCCTATCAGGGAATGCGTATTTTTCTGTTTATCCTTATTTCAGCCATATTGCTTGTTTAGGTATTTTAAATAGTAAACATTCTGATAAGTTTAATTTTGTGAAACTATGGATAGATTGGTTTATCAAGCATTTAG contains these protein-coding regions:
- a CDS encoding aminotransferase class I/II-fold pyridoxal phosphate-dependent enzyme encodes the protein MYSEDNQSYSASELELINKKKTFQKEKNVCSSKSFENIINGKTILNFCSSNYLGLDYTYQSSDTFDTFYSAKRYGLSTTPFMNEIRSLTKQLEIKISKFLNQESTLLFTTFQDAYGGIFDSLFTEKDIIFYDEQCHYTLIDCIKSGNSIFFSYKNNDINDLNHQLKKAKLSDYKNIFIVTDGVFSLDGTIADLKNICYVAEKSGAVILLNDSHATGVLGTTGRGSYEYYQIKNQADLIVSSLGNISGKNLGHFVSGKKDIIDQIKHRYKSQKTLNSFSFPVIDAQDKIINILIQNQDLTINLSNNIKYFRKKITDLGFDTLESESSIIPVMLYDAKLAQDFADNLFNRGVWSTSFFYPVVPTGKARVRLKISSAHSLDNLDKAINAIKETGNELGII
- a CDS encoding HAD family hydrolase, with the translated sequence MNKLNITLFLYLLLLIPCNSSSQAFRKINGFSKAVNERLEIFLNSTITKTDRKVAVFDCDGTLLGQAPFYLSEEAIYSYAKANFYKKEDELSKVKMNYVYELLHPKEEYDYLQNSLNFLAGLSPKEIEQIGLHTYHEKFHGKFYPEMKQLLENLKEYGFEIWIITASTEVLYQGFINQELGIPKERIIGMKSVITADNIVSNQLMIPYPQDNGKAEAINTYIKTQPLLVAGNSRGDMEMMNLASKIKIIVNPDNTYIENGKHLGAMKGYTVKEYWNQDPDCLEVYCNDVNDHKISYASEEFGITPNQEHKKNK
- the trxB gene encoding thioredoxin-disulfide reductase is translated as MSENINILQTVIIGSGPAGFTAAIYAARAEMNPVLISGMELGGQLTTTTEVENFPGYPEGITGPEMMIQLQNQAEKFGTKVIVDKVTEVVFGSNSKEFHTIKTSSGNEYQTHTIIISTGASAKYLGKEFEDTYRGGGVSACATCDGFFYRGRNVVVVGGGDTAAEEATYLAKICKTVYMVVRKDYLKASKIMQERVEATSNIVLMYNHEVTNLKGENNLVSQAVVIDNLTQEEKILDVDGLFIAIGHSPNTDIFKGKLDMDETGYLTVKPFTTETNIAGVFAAGDVADKRYRQAITAAGSGCMAALDAEKYLTSIGH
- the recR gene encoding recombination mediator RecR, yielding MNFSSKILEKAVEEISQLPGIGKRTALRLALHLLDVPEIQTDNLIQALGHLVHDIKHCKECNNLSDTEICSICANPYRDGNIICVVEDVRDVMAIESTQQFSGKYHVLGGRISPMEGISASDLCITPLVTRVKEENTQEIIFALSATIEGDTTMFYLYKMLGETSAKFTTIARGIGVGDELEYTDELTLIRSIQNRIPYQQGLK
- a CDS encoding glycosyltransferase family 2 protein, producing the protein MIQLSVIIVNYNSKFYLKSCLESVNDASRNLNVEIIVIDNDSSDGSYEFIILDFPQITWIQNSENLGFSKANNIAFKKSSGKYILFINPDVIVSQTALEELYVFSQNQQNLGAIGVRMTDEHGNYRLESKRNIPNPSNTFSKLFSYLKFFSKNIQSKGYYNVSISEYEIGKIEILTGAFFWVSGKVYEEAGGFDESYFMYGEDIDLSYTILRLGYQNYYYGKSTVVHYKGKSTVKNKQYYQRFFGAMKIFIKKYYSRPYYLYILLLTGLNVRYYLALTLDKLKKK
- a CDS encoding MFS transporter encodes the protein MYKEFSLSEKKRIRSGVFAFYFAQGICFASWASRIPDIKNYMNMDDASWGNILLMLPIGQILGMALSGFLISKLGSRKVLLIALPCYSLCLIAIGLSPSPLLLVTSLILFGFFGNFCNISVNTQGIIVENIYNKSIMSSFHGGWSVAGFVGSLFGLLLVNLGLEPYQHFILILFIVVIFMVINYKYLQPDMKPREVKISVDSPVEKKKNKPENFLFFLGITAFCGMASEGAMFDWSSIYFEKIVKAPENIAPLGFAAFMVMMASGRFFADAATRKWGRLRIVQISGILISFGLFLAVIFPHIIVTTIAFMIIGLGVSSIIPVIYSLAGQKTKIPTGMALTIVSSIGFIGFLLGPPIIGYISHASNLRYSYALIGIFGICIFVLSSKLKIFKEKN
- a CDS encoding amino acid permease, giving the protein MLKNKESKEQKGLKRGLSNRHIQLIALGGAIGTGLFLGIGPAAVLAGPSVIIGYSIAGFIAFMIMRQLGEMVVEEPVSGSFSHFAYKYWGNFAGFASGWNYWILYILVSMSELTAIGVYVQFWWPEIPLWLSSLFFFVVINLLNLANVKIYGEAEFWFSIIKVFAIVAMIAFGAYLLISGSAGPQARISNLWNDGGFFPKGIFSLDAEGKYQGLLAAMAFIMFSFGGLELIGITAAEAENPEKTIPKATNQVIYRILIFYVGALIILFSLSPWQDITPGSSPFVTIFSSLKGFQFTILGTTFYFTSIVANVLNLVVLTAALSVYNSSVYSNSRMLYGLAVQGNAPKFLIRLNKNHVPIMAILVSAVFAAICVVINKLIPEKALSYLMSLVVSALIINWIMISLTHLYFKKNKIKQGIVQTKFPAFWYPVGNYICLIFLAAILPIMWMTGMELSVELIPVWVIILYISYFMVNKK